The following proteins are co-located in the Pochonia chlamydosporia 170 chromosome 6, whole genome shotgun sequence genome:
- a CDS encoding CT20 family protein (similar to Metarhizium robertsii ARSEF 23 XP_007821224.2), with product MPPRKRARGQAAATPSATRDDDAMDIDTPATSDAGGPPKHDGPNYNEMWTDDQIASLFKGVIRWKPAGMHKHFRMIAISEHLRNHGFDPDIYHHTRIPNIWDKLRTYYDLDLIDEREYFDDDEHDEKYVDFSLPHSHYLDSMMQRAVADASEAPTSPPALDLSPEPSLPRKRKRSGTASKARATDAEDTEDGTDAPSPAGRPTRGSRGRTRAASQQAKVEKVEKSDKDKSDKEKAETTEEEDGEEEDDESGSGEDDDEGEGEGDSQAEGEGEDDNDGEEEGEEEEDEDEEEEESAEEGGTPASRSTRAATRKSAAPKPTTRRTRSRK from the exons ATGCCTCCCAGAAAGCGTGCGCGCGGCCAAGCTGCCGCAACCCCAAGCGCAACTCGGGACGACGATGCCATGGACATCGACACCCCAGCAACCAGCGATGCGGGCGGCCCTCCAAAACACGACGGTCCGAATTACAACGAAATGTGGACGGATGATCAAATCGCTTCTCTGTTCAAGGGCGTTATCCGCTGGAAACCGGCAG GTATGCACAAACACTTCAGAATGATTGCGATTTCAGAGCATCTCCGAAACCACGGCTTCGACCCAGATATCTATCACCACACTAGAATACCCAATATCTGGGACAAGTTGCGCACATACTACGACCTAGACTTGATAGACGAGCGCGAGTAtttcgacgacgacgaacaCGACGAGAAATATGTCGATTTCTCGCTACCACACTCACACTATCTCGACTCCATGATGCAGAGGGCGGTGGCCGATGCGAGCGAAGCACCTACCTCTCCACCAGCGCTGGACCTCTCGCCCGAGCCATCACTTCCAAGAAAGCGAAAGAGATCAGGAACAGCATCAAAGGCCAGGGCCACAGATGCCGAAGACACGGAAGACGGTACAGAcgcaccatcaccagccggTAGACCGACGAGGGGCTCAAGAGGACGCACACGAGCGGCAAGTCAGCAGGCCAAGGTGGAAAAAGTCGAGAAGAGTGACAAGGACAAATccgacaaggagaaggctgAGACTACGGAAGAAGAGGacggtgaagaggaggacgacgagaGTGGATCtggggaggatgatgacgagggTGAGGGCGAGGGCGACAGTCAGGCTGAAGGCGAAGGCGAGGATGATAACGacggggaagaggagggagaggaagaagaggacgaggacgaggaagaggaagagagtgCCGAAGAGGGTGGCacgccagcatcaaggtcaacaagAGCAGCTACGAGAAAGAGTGCTGCACCAAAGCCTACCACACGGAGGACCAGGTCACGGAAATGA
- a CDS encoding gamma-tubulin complex component GCP6 (similar to Cordyceps militaris CM01 XP_006669522.1) — MADEANEADVFAVPDFWKTSKWLDQLAKEASTSLFGNGLDVLYNAKPTLLPLTPIKLDTDGFFQLPQDKDFHAESQDDNEGFETAHWSVQEPFEFEDKSDVWMHSSEPPPKPAIFRTWETFNTGIPKPHVPLFLSEAGAGAYDALLNWPTDSLELANTNTPVVETNVYFASVLALSVGRESVFFARTAKGTLKPTLPELRISGYTRQVLQGVERQAGRCGSTFLRLSTVSRSAYISSSSRCAVALASAMNQILQAVEYQVTVDGRFPRSLLHLQTTITGASAILRPLDDLVSRMSENLSDEEILSLVFQEASMLEFSEGYVRDVLCEILRRISSPWLESIEEWLGTRREVGTPFTKSSIGETRGFVKVDVEIFTDDFGREVEDVDFRLDARKVPEFLPQDIAESIFETGRNLRFVRAFHPDHVLARSDAIMSNRPPAAEWLFDWESILNLESRVAQYQERLVHALRQSRSSTTREAAQFRLGVHEPGSEFKLQFFGFDQNMMEQRLLESMDQLDQPFMAKGSDDSLCRLVRARLSKVNEDDAAASDNTPHWSLLPILSFGGIAAAQARIVNRESLRLLFEVHGVQDHLKLQRDFHLLGNGLFCSRLSHALFDPDLETAERRAGVAMQGGVMGLRLGGRDTWPPAGSELRLALMGVLSEAYHSGLGKKASVSTKLGSDASLLPGDLSFAVRDLSSEEIDKCMNPDTLEALDFLRLSYSTPPELTSIITPLHLMHYDRIFKLLLRILRMLYIVNQLYRDTNSRLNTWFEEDASYRFVRESQHFVSSIASYFLDSGVTIPWQTFERKLDVIRVELDKLDVSTDGASYSPKELQEMHSLVLERIMHALFLRKRQLPVLKLLEEIFTTILLYAKQSRLQALGREQESGESFDPAHLYAEFKKKVQVFITVCRGLSEKSKASSKRTTGGITFDEFGIGDDSLVAQLVTRLDMDDYYCRR, encoded by the exons ATGGCGGATGAGGCAAACGAAGCAGACGTCTTCGCCGTCCCGGACTTTTGGAAGACGTCCAAGTGGCTAGATCAAttggccaaggaagcttcAACTTCTCTGTTTGGAAATGGGTTAGATG TCTTATACAATGCGAAACCTACCTTGCTTCCCCTAACGCCTATCAAACTCGACAcggatggcttcttccaactACCCCAGGACAAAGATTTCCATGCGGAAAGTCAAGATGATAACGAAGGCTTCGAAACAGCTCACTGGTCCGTTCAAGAGCCCTTCGAATTCGAGGATAAAAGCGATGTATGGATGCACTCTTCAGAACCGCCTCCAAAGCCAGCCATATTCAGGACGTGGGAAACCTTTAATACCGGAATACCGAAACCGCATGTGCCACTATTTCTAAGCGAAGCCGGAGCAGGCGCATACGACGCGCTGTTGAACTGGCCAACAGATTCTTTAGAATTGGCTAATACGAATACGCCTGTTGTTGAGACCAATGTCTATTTTGCGTCTGTGTTGGCCCTCAGCGTTGGCCGGGAATCTGTCTTCTTCGCAAGAACTGCTAAAGGGACGCTCAAGCCTACGCTGCCTGAATTACGAATATCTGGATACACCAGACAAGTACTGCAGGGAGTCGAAAGACAAGCAGGGAGGTGTGGCTCGACATTCTTACGGCTCAGCACAGTCTCTCGATCAGCATACATTTCATCTTCGAGTCGATGCGCTGTAGCACTCGCCAGCGCCATGAACCAGATTCTACAAGCCGTGGAATACCAGGTCACCGTGGATGGACGATTTCCCAGATCCCTCTTACATCTTCAGACTACCATAACAGGGGCATCAGCTATTCTCCGACCGCTAGATGATCTCGTATCCAGAATGTCGGAGAACCTTTCCGACGAGGAGATCTTGTCGCTTGTTTTTCAGGAAGCGTCAATGCTTGAGTTTAGCGAAGGATACGTTCGAGATGTGCTCTGCGAAATATTGCGGCGCATATCGTCGCCTTGGCTTGAATCAATTGAAGAGTGGCTTGGCACCCGACGGGAAGTAGGAACGCCCTTTACAAAGTCAAGCATTGGAGAGACCAGGGGGtttgtcaaagtcgacgtGGAAATCTTTACTGATGACTTTGGAcgagaagttgaagacgTGGACTTTCGGTTGGATGCGAGGAAAGTTCCGGAATTTTTGCCTCAAGATATCGCCGAGTCCATATTTGAGACGGGCAGAAACTTGCGATTTGTTAGGGCCTTCCACCCTGACCACGTCTTGGCTCGCTCTGATGCGATTATGTCGAACCGACCGCCTGCGGCAGAATGGCTATTTGATTGGGAGTCTATTTTAAACCTTGAGAGTCGCGTTGCACAATACCAAGAGAGGCTAGTTCACGCCCTCCGGCAAAGTCGTTCCAGCACAACACGAGAAGCGGCACAATTCAGGCTAGGCGTACATGAGCCAGGCTCCGAGTTCAAATTGCAATTTTTCGGGTTCGACCAAAATATGATGGAGCAGCGATTACTCGAATCAATGGACCAGCTTGACCAGCCATTCATGGCAAAAGGGAGCGATGATTCGCTATGCCGTCTTGTCCGAGCGCGGCTTTCCAAGGTGAATGAGGACGACGCTGCAGCCTCTGATAACACGCCGCATTGGTCTCTTTTACCAATCCTGTCGTTTGGTGGGATTGCGGCCGCTCAGGCACGAATCGTCAATCGAGAAAGCCTGCGGCTACTATTCGAAGTACACGGGGTCCAAGATCACCTCAAACTACAGCGAGACTTTCATCTGCTTGGGAATGGTTTGTTTTGTAGTCGACTGTCTCATGCTTTATTTGACCCAGATCTGGAAACAGCGGAAAGACGGGCTGGCGTAGCAATGCAAGGTGGTGTCATGGGCTTGCGGCTCGGGGGCCGAGATACATGGCCACCAGCGGGCTCTGAGCTTCGTCTCGCCCTGATGGGAGTTCTTAGTGAAGCGTATCATTCTGGACTCGGTAAGAAGGCATCTGTGTCCACCAAACTGGGCTCAGATGCTTCCCTGCTGCCCGGAGATCTGAGTTTTGCAGTTCGTGACTTGTCCTCAGAAGAGATTGACAAATGCATGAACCCAGACACGTTGGAAGCCCTCGATTTCCTGCGACTATCATATTCCACGCCCCCGGAACTGACGTCGATAATCACACCACTTCACTTAATGCATTACGACCGAATTTTCAAGCTTCTCCTCCGGATCTTGAGAATGCTCTACATTGTCAATCAGTTGTATCGAGATACGAACTCGCGACTAAACACCTGGTTCGAAGAGGACGCTTCATATCGCTTCGTCAGGGAATCGCAGCATTTCGTATCCAGCATTGCGTCATACTTTCTAGACAGCGGTGTTACGATACCCTGGCAGACTTTTGAGAGGAAACTTGATGTCATTCGTGTTGAGCTCGACAAACTTGACGTTTCAACAGACGGTGCATCGTACAGCCCCAAGGAGCTTCAAGAAATGCATtcattggtgctggagcGTATTATGCACGCCCTGTTCCTGAGGAAGCGCCAGCTGCCTGTTCTTAAACTCCTGGAAGAGATTTTTACCACTATTTTGCTGTATGCTAAGCAATCGAGACTCCAAGCACTGGGACGAGAGCAAGAATCTGGGGAGTCATTTGATCCAGCACACTTGTATGCTGAGTTTAAGAAGAAGGTACAGGTATTTATTACGGTTTGTCGTGGGCTGTCAGAAAAGAGCAAGGCCTCAAGTAAAAGAACGACTGGGGGTATAACGTTTGACGAATTTGGCATTGGAGATGATAGCTTGGTGGCGCAGCTGGTGACGaggttggacatggatgactaCTACTGTAGACGTTGA
- a CDS encoding DEAD/DEAH box helicase (similar to Coccidioides immitis RS XP_001245822.1), giving the protein MLRTVAKCVFRPSVEANKFASSRSPIKIFTAGLTLTSKPKLRDYQQECIKSVLSSLRQGHKRVGISLATGSGKTVIFTQLIDKVHSRSNGGNRTLILAHRRELVEQAARHCQLAYPEKTIEIEMGSIHASGSADITIASVQSITSRDRLEKFAPSDFKLVLVDEAHHIVAPGYLRTLKHFGLDQKQRDSPTLIGVSATFSRFDGVKLGAAIDEIVYHKDYVDMITDKWLSEVIFTTVESSANLSKVKNGAFGDFQTGELSKVVNTNEVNDIAVKSWMAKAGDRKSTLVFCVDLAHVSGLTRKFREYGYDAQFVTGDTPKVERGEILDAFKKGKFPVLVNCGVFTEGTDIPNIDCIVLARPTRSRNLLVQMIGRGMRLHPGKKNCHIIDLVSSLETGIVTTPTLFGLDPNELVEKASVTDMRRMKEAQSAEEARNHDADSNGPTPPIKSAEAVTFTDYSSVLDLIADTSGERHIRAISQNAWVQVGPERFVLSAPSGSYIRIERIQGPVTASSPTYKALEIRALPPGVAKSPFAAPREILTAATFNDAVHGADSYAANAFPHSFIHRHQPWRNLPPTQGQLDFVNRLRGKANALSVLDLTKGKAADMITKLKHGARGQFAKIEAEQRRREKQSNVLEARQNRERVTVGPVMA; this is encoded by the exons ATGCTACGCACCGTTGCAAAATGCGTCTTCCGCCCATCGGTTGAGGCTAACAAATTTGCATCGAGTCGTTCACCCATTAAAATCTTCACTGCAGGACTGACCCTCACGAGCAAGCCCAAGCTTCGAGACTATCAACAAGAATGCATCAAATCGGTTCTCTCATCCCTGAGACAAGGACACAAACGCGTAGGAATATCACTGGCCACGGGAAGCGGCAAAACT GTCATCTTCACACAACTGATCGACAAAGTGCATTCGCGTTCAAATGGCGGCAACCGCACTCTTATTCTAGCGCATCGCCGTGAACTTGTAGAGCAAGCTGCGCGGCATTGCCAACTAGCATACCCAGAAAAGACAATTGAGATTGAAATGGGCTCGATTCATGCCTCGGGATCAGCGGATatcaccattgccagcgTGCAAAGTATCACTTCTAGAGATCGACTGGAAAAGTTTGCGCCTTCAGATTTCAAACTAGTTTTGGTGGATGAAGCACATCACATCGTCGCGCCGGGATACCTTCGAACTCTCAAGCACTTCGGGCTGGACCAAAAGCAGCGAGACTCACCCACTCTCATCGGCGTCTCAGCTACGTTCTCAAGATTCGACGGTGTCAAGCTAGGTGCCGCAATTGACGAAATTGTCTATCACAAGGACTATGTCGACATGATTACCGATAAGTGGCTCTCAGAGGTCATTTTCACAACCGTCGAGTCGTCTGCCAACTTATCCAAAGTGAAGAACGGTGCGTTTGGCGATTTCCAAACAGGAGAGCTATCCAAAGTTGTCAACACGAACGAAGTCAACGACATTGCTGTAAAGAGCTGGATGGCCAAAGCCGGAGACCGGAAGAGCACGTTGGTCTTCTGCGTGGATTTGGCACACGTCTCTGGGCTTACTCGAAAATTTCGGGAATATGGGTACGACGCGCAATTTGTAACTGGCGATACACCCAAGGTAGAACGCGGTGAGATCCTAGACGCATTCAAAAAGGGAAAGTTTCCGGTTCTGGTTAACTGCGGTGTGTTCACCGAGGGTACGGACATACCAAACATCGATTGTATTGTTCTCGCAAGACCAACAAGATCACGAAATCTGCTAGTTCAAATGATTGGCAGAGGTATGCGGCTTCACCCGGGCAAGAAAAACTGTCACATCATCGATTTGGTGTCCAGCTTGGAGACCGGCATTGTGACTACACCGACGCTATTTGGGCTTGATCCCAACGAATTGGTCGAAAAGGCATCTGTAACGGACATGAGAAGAATGAAGGAGGCGCAAAGCGCAGAAGAAGCACGAAATCACGACGCAGACTCGAATGGACCAACCCCGCCAATCAAGTCAGCAGAAGCAGTAACATTCACCGATTACTCCTCTGTTCTGGACTTAATCGCCGACACATCTGGGGAACGACACATTCGAGCCATCAGCCAGAACGCCTGGGTACAAGTCGGACCAGAAAGATTCGTTCTCTCAGCCCCTAGCGGGTCATACATCCGCATCGAGCGAATCCAAGGTCCTGTTAcagcctcatcaccaacatacAAGGCCCTCGAGATCCGTGCTCTACCGCCGGGGGTGGCGAAATCCCCGTTCGCTGCACCTAGAGAGATTCTCACAGCCGCTACGTTTAACGACGCCGTCCACGGAGCAGATAGTTATGCGGCGAACGCATTTCCCCATAGCTTTATACACCGACATCAGCCCTGGAGGAACTTGCCTCCTACGCAAGGGCAGTTAGATTTTGTAAATAGGTTGCGTGGAAAGGCGAATGCGCTCAGTGTGTTGGATTTGACAAAGGGCAAGGCGGCGGATATGATTACAAAGTTGAAGCACGGTGCTCGTGGGCAATTTGCGAAAATAGAGGCCGAGCAGCGTCGTAGAGAAAAACAGAGTAATGTTTTGGAGGCAAGACAGAACAGGGAGCGGGTGACGGTTGGGCCGGTGATGGCATAG
- a CDS encoding Homeodomain-like protein (similar to Metarhizium robertsii ARSEF 23 XP_007821223.1), whose protein sequence is MDSDEEYAVDEQSVAEHESDFAYTELDEVQGVYSTVNQSDRESSYLPSDQSIDLRTRQALSQDEREGSRSPLKRPAKQARVHRPFKRQKGILNTEYIDLLNRDIDDAAHRVCLDETVDLPGSQLGLTTWSAVEKQQFFESLSRLGRYDLPGIAARIGTKSEIEVKQYIHLLHTTQERRADFNRRSYLESAEYPAAVEISQQCCHAQEEVADAISVRQERSEQQREAKKWGGNWDITPSIARRLTRRGEEGVSTSESTLRFAQLFHLSNWLKLSERVFMNSSIPGSNWNNIDDRHPSMWATALDDFHSLAVSVTRRLVQSTLFISMSRIRAKKELIPTTREIVRAKDVEAAVASLGMMHNSNNLWIKAARRLRLDVYEEPPDRDDEDIEEEPMDYEEVEAALSGDTNADESRSPQGRILKIEGLSGDDLDDDDEEDNYDTGVDSEGGFKQEIDEEEDEITHEANEILWYSAPELKDIQAAKEALKLRITMERKQEAEAALHDEYASYQAEMEMWNILQKRPPMEPPKVQDPGRVHRSNVGVEDVYPLGRNWATKLEYYGEWETLDTEKQKE, encoded by the coding sequence ATGGACTCTGACGAGGAGTACGCCGTTGATGAGCAAAGTGTCGCCGAACATGAATCCGATTTTGCATATACAGAGTTGGATGAAGTCCAGGGAGTTTACTCGACCGTGAACCAGAGTGATAGGGAGAGCTCATACCTTCCAAGCGATCAATCCATCGATCTcaggacaagacaagcctTATCTCAAGATGAGCGAGAGGGCAGTCGGTCGCCTTTGAAGCGGCCGGCCAAACAAGCTCGGGTACATCGGCCGTTCAAACGGCAAAAGGGTATATTGAATACCGAGTATATCGACCTTCTCAATCGAGACATCGATGACGCCGCCCACCGGGTGTGTTTGGATGAAACCGTGGACTTGCCCGGTTCTCAGCTCGGGCTCACCACTTGGTCAGCTGTAGAGAAGCAACAATTTTTTGAATCTTTATCACGTCTGGGAAGGTACGACTTACCTGGAATCGCAGCCAGAATCGGTACCAAGAGTGAAATCGAGGTCAAGCAGTACATCCATTTGTTGCACACAACCCAAGAACGCAGGGCGGATTTCAACCGTCGATCATATCTGGAGTCAGCAGAATATCCGGCAGCCGTTGAAATCAGCCAACAATGCTGCCATGCCCAGGAGGAGGTCGCAGATGCGATTTCTGTGCGCCAAGAACGGAGCGAGCAGCAACGAGAGGCGAAAAAATGGGGAGGGAACTGGGATATTACGCCTTCCATTGCGCGAAGATTAACTCGTCGCGGCGAGGAGGGAGTTTCGACATCCGAGTCGACGTTGAGATTCGCTCAGCTGTTTCACTTGTCCAATTGGCTAAAGCTGTCAGAACGGGTATTTATGAATTCCTCGATTCCTGGAAGCAACTGGAACAACATCGACGATAGACACCCGTCAATGTGGGCAACCGCTCTCGACGACTTTCACTCACTCGCTGTATCCGTCACTCGGCGGCTCGTTCAATCAACTTTGTTCATTAGCATGTCTAGAATCCGAGCGAAGAAAGAGCTCATCCCTACCACCCGGGAGATTGTGCGGGCAaaagatgttgaagctgcggtGGCCTCGCTCGGCATGATGCACAACTCGAACAATTTGTGGATTAAAGCCGCAAGAAGATTGCGGTTGGATGTGTATGAAGAACCGCCAGATAGAGACGACGAGGATATCGAAGAGGAGCCCATGGATTATGAGGAGGTTGAAGCTGCCCTCTCTGGTGACACCAATGCAGATGAATCCCGTTCCCCCCAGGGGAGAATTCTCAAAATAGAAGGTCTCTCCGGTGACGATctggacgatgacgacgaagaagacaattACGACACAGGCGTCGATTCCGAAGGGGGTTTTAAACAGGAAAtagacgaagaagaagatgaaatCACACACGAAGCGAATGAGATTCTGTGGTATTCTGCCCCCGAGTTGAAAGATATACAAGCTGCCAAGGAGGCGCTCAAGCTGCGAATCACCATGGAGAGGAAGCAAGAAGCGGAAGCTGCGTTACATGACGAATATGCAAGCTACCAAGCAGAGATGGAAATGTGGAATATTCTGCAGAAACGGCCACCGATGGAACCGCCCAAAGTGCAGGATCCAGGGCGCGTGCATAGATCAAACGTGGGCGTGGAGGATGTCTACCCTCTTGGAAGAAATTGGGCTACCAAGTTGGAGTATTATGGAGAATGGGAGACGTTGGATACcgagaagcagaaggagtAG